In Bacteroidota bacterium, the sequence AGCCACAAAATATTTTCGTCTGTGGTTCTATCAGGGAATTTTACTTTGATTTGATTTAGCGTTTCCGTTAAAAGTCCGTCTTTGTCAATTAAATTCATTTGGTCAAAATCACTGAACGCAACAATTCCTTCCCACGATTTAATGATTTTTATTTCGTCTGTTTTTAAAAAATGAAATTCGCCTCTAATCATATTCTCAAAAATAGCGACTTCACTTCCGTATTCATTAATGAAATATAAAGCGACAGGATAAACTTGGTTTACCCATTCTTCAGCCGAAAAGTTTTCTTTGGTTTTTAGAAAGATGTAAAATTCGATGTCAGAATATTTGTCGCCTTCATTTTTAGTAAATGAACCGTACATAAAAACTGCGGAAACATTTTCGTCTTGTTGAGTTATTGATTTGGTTTTGTTAATCATTTGTAACTGTGTCATTGTTGTAAATTTTAAATTGTTGATAAATACAAATCATCATAACTTTTGAGAGTAATGATTTATTTCTGTTTTTATTTTTAAACAGTTACTTATAGCTTCATCGGATTGTTTTTTAGTATTTATGTCGTTTTCGTAAAATTACCGCTAACTCGTTTATAGCTCTCTAAAACATTCCTCTATCCATCTGTTTTGGGTAGATATGGGAATGTTTTGGGGGCTTACCTGATTAAGATAAGACTTTGTCACAAATCGTCAAACGGACTCCTCACCCTTTGAATGGTTTTTGTGCTCACGTGCGTGTAGATCTCCGTTGTTTTGCTGCTATTGTGGCCCAAAAGTTCCTGAATCACCCGTAAATCAGTACCGCCTTCCAGTAAGTGGGTGGCGAAACTATGCCGCAACCAATGCAGGGAAACAGGCTTTTTGATCCCGGCTTCGGTAACAGCGTTTTTCAGAACGGCCGCCAGGCTCCTCGGGTCATATTGTTCCCCCTTTGTCTGACCTTCAAACAACCAGATAACTGGCCGGTAACTGGTATAGTACTCCCGCAACAGGAGAAGTATCCGTTCAGACAAGGGAACCAACCGGTCCTTTTTGCCCTTGGCCTGCCTGATCATAATCACCCCCCGTTTCGAATCGATATCAACGGGTTTGAGATTCAATAATTCACTCCGCCTGAAGCCGCAGCTGTATATCAGAGATAACATGGTTTTGTGTTTAAGGTTTCGGATCGACCCGAGAATGCGTTTAATTTCTTCCTGGCTGAGGACGTTTGGCAGTTTTTTTTCGCGTTTCGGTCGATGAATGGCTTCAATGGACAGGTGTTGGTTTCTGACCGTCAGAAAGTACAATTTCACTGCATTTACCAGTTGATTCTGGTAGGAAGAGGACAGATGTTTCCTGCGTATATACTCAATATTAAATCGTATCAGGTCGTCATTCCCCAGTTCGGTGGCTGGTTTCGGATGTAAAAAGGTGAGAAAAACCCGGATGGCTTCGGTGTAGGATTTGATCGTATTCTCACTGTACCGACGGGACATCAGCCACTCTCTGAAAACGGTTATGCCGTCGCCCATTTCTGTTCGGGTGGTTGAGTCGGGCGCCGTTTCAATCCGGAACCGTAACCTGTTTTCGGCAGTGTCCGGCACATGCCAGCACTCCATTGTCTGACTCCAACGGCATCCATCCAGAGCCTTTATCCGCTTATTTAAAACAGGATTTCCCCTGAAATGAATGGCAATGCGGTTTTCGCCCCGATGAATCACCGTGTTGGCCTTCCATGCTGTTCCTGAAGGCGTTAATAAATCCGCCTGAATGTTATCTTCATCCGCCAAAACAAACCTCCATTTACCGTGTAACAGACAGTTTCACAACCTTCAATTTCATTATGGCTTTCATTTTTTCAACAACCAGGATAGTCCTTCCCGGTTTCTCTGGTTGCAAAAATGGCATTCCGGTAATCCGGCAGAAGTGTATCTCCCACACCCTCAGGTCTGGCAGCCATCTCCTGCCGGGTATCTCCCTGATCTGCGTGACCAAATCGGGATCGTAGGGTAAATGAACGTGAAAAGACAGGCCGGTCTGCTGCCGGATGACGTCGATCAGAATGGGTTCCATGATGTGCTTCCCGGGAATCAGACAGAAAAGTACGATTTGGCTAAAAAAGCTGCAAACACCCGGTCGGGTTCTGACTTCCGATTCCGGGTGGGTTTCGGTACCTTTCCTTCTTTTCGGGTGGATGAAGGCATGGGTCCGGCATGAGTTGCAAGTTTTTCGCAGGTCGGTTGTCTGAGGGTGTGTATGGGCACGCAGACTGAACGACAGATGGATGACAGGGAACGACGGTTCCGGGAGATGTATCGCGAGTACGCCCGTCCGATCCTGAATCTGGCTTACCGCATGACGGGATCCGATGCCGTGGCGCGCGATCTGACGCAGGATGTCTTCCTGAAGGTGTTCGAAAGCATGGAGGGTTTCCGGGATGAATCGGCCGTTTATACCTGGATTTACCGGATAGCCCTGAACCATATTCAGAACCATCTGAAACGGGAACGTCAGGTGAACTGGCTTAATTTTTTTACCGAGTCACACGAGGAGCAGTCAGAACCTGCCGATGAGTCGGCCGACTGGAAACCGGTGGGATTTTCGCGCCCCGATCATCAGTTGGAAGGGAAGGAACGCGAGGCCATCCTCCTGAAGAAAATTGCTGAACTGAAACCCGACTACCGGATTCCGCTGGTGCTGAACCGGTATGAGGACATGGACTATCAGACCATTGCCGTGACACTCGGCGTGCCGGTATCAACCATCGAAACCCGGATCTTCCGGGCGAAAAAACAACTTGCTGCCAAACTGAAACCCTGGTTTGGAAAATTGTAGGAGTCACTATTTCACTTGTTACCATGAGATCGGATATGAAAACGCACCTGAAACCAACCGATATGCCGGCGTTTGCAGAGGAAAAACTGCCACCGGCCGAACAGGAACACTGGAACCAGCATCTTCCTGCGTGTCCGGCCTGTTCCAATCACTTATATACCTACCAGCTCTGGATGAAAAAGGCGGCGAAGGAAGACGTTCCGGAACTGGAACCCGATCCCGAAGTCCCCGACCGGATTCTCGCGGGAAAACGTCAATCGGTCAGTAAACCGGGAGTTCTGCGGCTGCTCATCCGCGATGGGGCGCTGGCCGCGGCGGCCGTTCTGGCCGGTATCGTCATCGGCAACTGGATGGTGGAAAAAATGCCGTCCACGCCGGGCACACAGCGGTCGGTTTCCTCCTCGCTCACCGATGAAGGAACCGATCTGAACAGTTATCTGGAATCGCTGAAAGGAGGAACGGAATGAACACGCGTCTGTGGGTTATGTTGGCCATTTTCCTCACGGTGATGAATGTGGCGGTTCTGGGAACGGTTGGATGGCATCTGCTTCGCGAACAGCCGGGGCCCGAGCGCCCCTTCGGAGGTCCGGGCCGCCCGCCCTTGGGTCTGGGACGTGAGGACAGGGAACGGTTACGAACCATTCTGGAATCGTACCGCGATACCATCGAACCCGATCTGAACCGGCTACGTGACACCGAACGGGAATTGATGAGTGCCATGCTGGATGAAAATCCGGATACGACCCATCTTCAAACACTCCTGACGGATATCCTTCAGCAACGTGAAAAGCTGGCCACCTCCGGACTGGAGAAAGTGCTGTCCTTACGGAAAACCTTGCCCGAGGAGGAATTGGAGCGGTTGGTACAGATTCTGGTCTTCCGGTCAGGCGGGCCCGGCGGACCGCCAAGGTAAAGGAATATGTACGCAAAGGCGCCAAGACGCTAAGATTATTACATTTAAACGCCAAGTCGCAAAGGATTCGCAAAGGACGCAGAGGTTATTGTATTTAAAATCAGAATATCTTTGCGTTGAAAAGCATTTAACCTTTGTGCCTTTGCGGTGAGAGGAAATTAAATTACTCAGTGGTGATAATTGAAGAATGACCTGAACCGGTTTGACCGACTGATTGGTATTCTGCTGGTTCTTCAATCGGGACCTGTTGTTCGGGCGGCGGATCTTGCAAGTCGTTTTGGTGTCTCCATCCGGACCATATATCGTGATTTGCGGTCATTGGAAGCAGCCGGTGTACCGCTTGCAGCCGAAGCCGGGGATGGTTATCGTCTGGTTCAGGGATACCAGTTGCCACCGGTGATGTTCTCCCCTTCCGAATCGGTTGCCTTGATGACGGCGATCCGCTTGTCTGAAGGACTGACCGATGACTCTCAGAAAGCAAGCCTCGATACCGCACGCCACAAGATTCTGAGCATCTTACCTCATCACCTAAAGGAATCGGTGAACCGGCTGCATCAGTCTGTGTTGGTTTATGAACCACTTGGTTCCGTTTCAACCATTCAGCAACCAAGGATGGATGCGATACAACAGGCCATTTTATCCCAACTGATCCTGGCGATTGATTATCAGTCAGGTGGCGGAAAAACTGTCACCCATCGTCAAATCGAACCATATGGATTGTTTTACTTTTCAAACCGGTGGCATCTGATTGCCTGGTGCCGGCTTCGCCGGGATTTCCGTGATTTTCGGCTGGATCGAATCCGTTCCTTGTCCATTACCGAAGAAACATTCCGAAAAGATCCCGCTTTTCATCTTCACTCCTTCCTCGATTCGCAATCGGAGCCATC encodes:
- a CDS encoding sigma-70 family RNA polymerase sigma factor gives rise to the protein MGTQTERQMDDRERRFREMYREYARPILNLAYRMTGSDAVARDLTQDVFLKVFESMEGFRDESAVYTWIYRIALNHIQNHLKRERQVNWLNFFTESHEEQSEPADESADWKPVGFSRPDHQLEGKEREAILLKKIAELKPDYRIPLVLNRYEDMDYQTIAVTLGVPVSTIETRIFRAKKQLAAKLKPWFGKL
- a CDS encoding YafY family transcriptional regulator, producing the protein MKNDLNRFDRLIGILLVLQSGPVVRAADLASRFGVSIRTIYRDLRSLEAAGVPLAAEAGDGYRLVQGYQLPPVMFSPSESVALMTAIRLSEGLTDDSQKASLDTARHKILSILPHHLKESVNRLHQSVLVYEPLGSVSTIQQPRMDAIQQAILSQLILAIDYQSGGGKTVTHRQIEPYGLFYFSNRWHLIAWCRLRRDFRDFRLDRIRSLSITEETFRKDPAFHLHSFLDSQSEPSGTATFTFRTDIQTATVIRNQFWMGISDWEESDGLVTITYTSQQLDWMARWILQFGNRVRILGPESAKELVREELIRLTDHYR
- a CDS encoding periplasmic heavy metal sensor, whose protein sequence is MNTRLWVMLAIFLTVMNVAVLGTVGWHLLREQPGPERPFGGPGRPPLGLGREDRERLRTILESYRDTIEPDLNRLRDTERELMSAMLDENPDTTHLQTLLTDILQQREKLATSGLEKVLSLRKTLPEEELERLVQILVFRSGGPGGPPR
- a CDS encoding site-specific integrase; its protein translation is MQADLLTPSGTAWKANTVIHRGENRIAIHFRGNPVLNKRIKALDGCRWSQTMECWHVPDTAENRLRFRIETAPDSTTRTEMGDGITVFREWLMSRRYSENTIKSYTEAIRVFLTFLHPKPATELGNDDLIRFNIEYIRRKHLSSSYQNQLVNAVKLYFLTVRNQHLSIEAIHRPKREKKLPNVLSQEEIKRILGSIRNLKHKTMLSLIYSCGFRRSELLNLKPVDIDSKRGVIMIRQAKGKKDRLVPLSERILLLLREYYTSYRPVIWLFEGQTKGEQYDPRSLAAVLKNAVTEAGIKKPVSLHWLRHSFATHLLEGGTDLRVIQELLGHNSSKTTEIYTHVSTKTIQRVRSPFDDL
- a CDS encoding aminoglycoside 6-adenylyltransferase, encoding MINKTKSITQQDENVSAVFMYGSFTKNEGDKYSDIEFYIFLKTKENFSAEEWVNQVYPVALYFINEYGSEVAIFENMIRGEFHFLKTDEIKIIKSWEGIVAFSDFDQMNLIDKDGLLTETLNQIKVKFPDRTTDENILWLSQSLLNVLLTTNNLIKREEFAHAHQSLTTVQKYLLWLIRTVTNKTQHWESPTKSLEKDIDQDWYSEFILTTSDLNPKNINTAFQNSLKISEKLFDKLNVGLKLKEILKRIE